The proteins below come from a single Miscanthus floridulus cultivar M001 chromosome 1, ASM1932011v1, whole genome shotgun sequence genomic window:
- the LOC136456004 gene encoding uncharacterized protein, with protein sequence MGDQLTLADLMEKLNTLTTDMAAMKVKMEGIQDRAYSSKTSGGGRTEGPRDLDRPPKFQKLDFPRYDGKSDPMIFINKCESYFRQQRTMAEERVWMASYQLEGVAHMWFIQLQEDEGTPPWGCFKELLNLRFGPHLRSAPLFELSECRRTGSVEDYANRFQELLPRAGRLDESQRVQLFTGGLLPPLSHAVRIHNPETLNAAMSLARQVELMELDRLHQTPPRHAPRAVLPAPAARPALPAAPPVLALPAPALPAQPPVLQAPPPRGAGPQAKRLTPEEQAERRRLGLCYNCNEPYSRGHNRVCRRIFYVHGVELDDDAEADALADQEAPLFSLRAVAGMPICDSIQVHVTVGAATFTALLDTGSTHNFIAEVAAARTGLAVHSRPRLCATVANGERIACPGVLRRAPIAIAGEAFCVDLYVMPLAGYDVVLGTQWMVTLGKMVWDFTTRTVAFTRHGRTICWEDVCARQEPRLTAVMSSTTLLEELLTTFGGLFTEPAGLPPQRARDHSIVLKPGALPVAVRPYRYPAAHKDELEHQCAAMIEQGIVRRSDSAFSSPVLLVKKPDGSWRFCVD encoded by the coding sequence ATGGGTGATCAACTCACCCTCGCCGATCTCATGGAGAAGCTGAACACCCTCACCACCGACATGGCCGCCATGAAGGTGAAGATGGAGGGTATCCAAGATCGCGCCTACTCCTCGAAAACTAGCGGAGGTGGCCGCACCGAGGGGCCGAGGGACCTAGATCGTCCCCCCAAGTTTCAGAAGCTCGACTTCCCCCGCTACGACGGCAAGTCTGATCCCATGATCTTCATCAACAAGTGCGAGTCGTATTTCCGGCAGCAGCGCACCATGGCGGAGGAACGCGTCTGGATGGCTTCATATCAACTGGAAGGTGTCGCCCACATGTGGTTCATCCAGTTGCAAGAAGATGAAGGTACGCCGCCATGGGGATGcttcaaggagctcctcaacTTGCGGTTTGGGCCCCATCTTCGTTCGGCACCCCTCTTTGAGCTTTCCGAGTGCCGCCGCACGGGCTCCGTCGAGGACTACGCCAACCGTTTTCAAGAGCTCCTACCGCGCGCTGGTCGGCTCGATGAGAGCCAACGGGTGCAGCTCTTCACCGGGGGACTCCTGCCGCCACTCAGTCACGCCGTCCGCATCCACAACCCGGAGACCCTCAACGCGGCCATGAGTTTGGCGCGTCAGGTGGAGCTCATGGAGCTAGATCGGCTCCACCAAACCCCCCCTAGGCACGCGCCGCGCGCGGTGTTGCCGGCCCCTGCGGCTCGGCCGGCGTTGCCCGCGGCCCCGCCGGTCCTGGCACTTCCCGCCCCGGCGCTACCGGCTCAACCCCCGGTGCTCCAGGCTCCTCCTCCCCGAGGTGCAGGGCCACAGGCGAAGCGCCTCACCCCCGAGGAGCAGGCTGAACGTCGGCGCCTCGGCCTTTGCTATAACTGCAATGAGCCCTACTCCAGGGGCCACAACCGGGTCTGCCGTCGCATATTCTACGTCCACGGTGTGGAACTCGACGATGATGCAGAGGCTGACGCACTGGCCGACCAGGAGGCGCCGCTGTTCTCCCTCCGGGCCGTAGCTGGTATGCCGATCTGTGATTCGATCCAGGTGCACGTAACGGTGGGAGCCGCGACGTTCACCGCCCTCCTGGATACGGGCTCCACTCATAACTTCATCGCGGAGGTGGCAGCAGCCCGTACAGGCCTCGCCGTCCACTCCAGGCCACGCCTCTGCGCCACCGTGGCCAACGGCGAACGGATCGCCTGTCCCGGGGTCCTCCGCCGGGCACCGATCGCCATCGCCGGCGAGGCATTCTGCGTCGACCTCTATGTGATGCCGCTCGCCGGCTACGACGTCGTCCTCGGCACACAGTGGATGGTGACGTTGGGGAAGATGGTGTGGGACTTCACCACCCGAACCGTGGCCTTCACTCGCCATGGCCGCACCATCTGCTGGGAGGACGTCTGCGCGCGCCAGGAGCCGCGTCTCACCGCCGTCATGTCGTCCACGACCCTATTGGAAGAACTGTTGACCACTTTCGGTGGCCTCTTCACAGAGCCAGCCGGGCTGCCGCCACAGCGCGCGCGTGACCACAGCATCGTCCTCAAGCCGGGCGCGCTGCCAGTGGCTGTCAGGCCTTACAGATACCCGGCGGCCCACAAGGACGAATTGGAGCACCAATGCGCCGCGATGATCGAGCAGGGCATCGTGCGGCGCAGCGACTCCGCGTTCTCGTCcccggtcctcctcgtcaagaaacCGGACGGATCGTGGCGCTTCTGCGTCGACTAG